ACATGGGTTGAATAACAAGCCGCTCAGTAAAATGCTTACTGTTGAGATATCGTTTTCGCGCGGCTGAAAAGTGAGAGAAGAATCACGAAGTTTTTTCCGCATGATGCTCTGCATCCACTTCAGAAGGCGGGGAGCCCTTCCACCAGCCGCATGCGAATCGGTTCGAACTTTGGGTGTCCGATGAGACCGGGAAAACCGCCGCATTCCAGAATTGCAGTCCGCAGATAGCCCATGAAATCGATTGATGCAGAATTGGCACTTTCGGGACGTCGATAGCCAGTCCATTCAAAGTTGCAGACCAGGGGCAGCCACTCTCCTGCATTCAATCCGTAAGGTGGTCCGCCAGAAATATCGTCCTTGTGATAACCGTCAGGCGCAAACGTAAAAATAAATTCCGACTCGGCATCATCCTCCTGATGGGCATCGAAATCATCCATGATGTATTCCAGTAATTCCGGACTGCAGTTTTCGACATAGACACCATCACAGAATTCCTTTGCGCCTGTGATTCCTAAACCGTCCCAGAAGTCAACATGAGTGTAGTCATCGAGATCGACAAACGAAATCCCGCCAATCACATGCCACAACTGTTTCAGCACGGCAGGAATTGTGCGGCGTGTATGCGCTTCAAGCTGCGCCATCCGGTCTGCTTGCCCCTGATCCGGATCTAAAATCAGTGACTTCACTGGATAATCGATGTCAGCAAGCCGGTACTCAAGTGTGACTAACGCAGCGCGACACGTTTGCAAAGCCAGATTAACTTTCCGCGGAAGTAAATCCACAGCATTTTGGGCGGCTGCAAATTCTTGATGGCAGCGGATGATTTCAGAAATCGTCGCCATGGATAGTCTCCACTTCTGACTGAATATCGAATCGGATAAGAAAGCAGACGTGATCAGGGCTTTTGTTCATAAGAGTAGAGTTTGAGCTGAAGTGTTGAGCAGTGCTTGTATTGAAGTGGGTATGAGTATTGATTGCGACTAATAGCTGTCGAATACAATAAACTAGGATATTTGTTCAAAAAAGCCCCTTAATAGTCATCCCGGGAAACTCGCTCGCCACCATCAGGGGTACTAAGCGCTTTTAGAATTTGAGGGTCGATATCTTTGCTTAAGCATTTGCCACTTCCATCAGCAAAGATGACATTTACTGCTTTGAATGGACTACCGAATTGTTCAGGCCCCCCTTTGAGTCCTTGGACTGGGTCCCGAAAATTAGAAGTTGAACCCCAAGCAGGGAAATTTCCATTAATTTCACCGACCAGAATTGTAGTTGCCATACCATCAGCGTTAGATATTTCATCGAGACTGTATGATTTTTGAATCCCGATTACGCGCGAATTAGCAGTATAGTGAGTTAGTGCATATCCCTCTGAATTAGTTGAAAGGTCTCTTATGGCGGGATTAAGAAAAAATGGGAGACTAGTTGTAAAAACGGTTTGATTTTCAGAATCCTTCCATGATTTTTCATAATTGATTTGATTTGCCAGTTCTATTTCATCCAGAAACGGTATTAATGTCGTCATCCAACCATGCAGAGGCTTTCCTTGTAGATCTGTTGTTGTATCGAGAGGCATATTTGAGTCATGACTAGCACTGTAGTTAACGACCGCTAAACCAATATTTCTGAGACGATTTAAAGAATATATCCTCAGATGCCCTTTATCATATCTGTATAAATAAGAATTAATTATGGGAAGTACCAGCATCACTAACAGGGTAATTACCGTAATCATGACAAAGACTTCAGCAATACTAAATTTAAAGATCGACTTCTTAGGCTCTGGTGGAAGATCGGCAGAATCATTCATGTCAGGCTGACTTTCAAATGAAGTTCAACGATTGTAATAAAGAACAATCGTAAAAGAATTGAGTTTTCAGCAGCCCGCCGATTCATTTTTAATTCTGTGGATGATTCGAAGATTGATTCAGAATTTTGATCCGTATCTTCGATTATACTCAATAAAAGTCATGTTATACAAGAAATAAATATGATGCCTATGAAACAAGTATTCTCAGTAAACGAAAGATATGATGAATAACGAATTTGTTTAGCATGTTCAATCACAGTTGAGTACACAGAACATGTCTATTCTCGTTCGTCTCCATCTGTATGATTTAGAAAATGCTAAGTGAAGTATTTTCTTTGATTTGTTGTTTGCAAAATGCAGGTAGCATTTCTCAGCGAATATTAAGTTTAGACAAGATGGTCAAAATTACTTATGCGCCTTAATGTCTCGGTTATGGTACTTCTGGTGTCGTTGTTTGTGGTTTGGGAGCCGTTCGTGGTAATGAAAAAGGGAAACGAGTTTGACATGAGCAGTCATACACAAAACATCAAAATTCTGCCTAACTATCTGACTTCGCTTGAGATCGGGGTTTGCGGTCGAAATGTGCTCAGATTTGTATGGTTT
The Gimesia aquarii DNA segment above includes these coding regions:
- a CDS encoding DUF1559 domain-containing protein, which gives rise to MNDSADLPPEPKKSIFKFSIAEVFVMITVITLLVMLVLPIINSYLYRYDKGHLRIYSLNRLRNIGLAVVNYSASHDSNMPLDTTTDLQGKPLHGWMTTLIPFLDEIELANQINYEKSWKDSENQTVFTTSLPFFLNPAIRDLSTNSEGYALTHYTANSRVIGIQKSYSLDEISNADGMATTILVGEINGNFPAWGSTSNFRDPVQGLKGGPEQFGSPFKAVNVIFADGSGKCLSKDIDPQILKALSTPDGGERVSRDDY